One window of the Pedobacter ginsengisoli genome contains the following:
- a CDS encoding BamA/TamA family outer membrane protein, with amino-acid sequence MKAYYNNKRNVHFHAILLFILVFVTGCSSTKYIADYQSIVKNVKIDSIDKAFEEEALNYIQKDIRPTSTVGINVIIYNMFNTKNGRYKTSNIKPLGTPPPILDSALVEISRSQIEKFLMSKGYFMAKVKSEIKVKNKRADVFFKANPGPVFQINKIKFEIPDELVSKFYMESRAVQTYLKEGMRYDDDSLAHERDRIYTVMKERGYFDFARPYVKYEVDSNLNSSKANVTLIIDNPQDKPKHEQFFIGEANVIIAPNSDGFPDTLNMNDRVFKGLRYTDLSKKFRRNPIVRYNFLHQGEYYNIYNENLTYDRMYELNVFKNVKIDYNRPKDSANKVFPVIQLIPQKIMSNRVEGEVPFNAGTVGFTLSNTYTNNNLFRGAERFEFQVKGGLQSRIGQGNSLFKDIYQRDFSISANLTVPRLMLPFITARPGRRGGMPHTIFSTSYVYAQQKSFFERHVFLTSLTYEFVESKSKYHSVTPLNFEYRFGGLLFDINDPTNGEELFKNFYNLVLLNRRDITLGIKYTYSLNADKLLTNGSFIYFRGSMDLAGNMLQLATSIAGDKPNLAEDKYAKVFGLPFNQYMRPELDLRWYKSLGGDKQFVARVNSGIGYAYGNSKSVPFEKLFFAGGSSGIRAWQARTLGPGNYDRGKELTSDSVRRALYGLDQLGELHIEANLEYRYKLLNKFFGAKLKGAIFLDAGNVWNVTRTGTPSTYFDFKKLGKQIAVGTGMGFRYDVQYFVFRFDVGLKLKDPQFEGSDQWMFKRFFTGNKTFKDNYYLTHSPERYRFVQYNFGIGMPF; translated from the coding sequence TTGAAAGCATACTATAATAATAAAAGGAATGTCCATTTTCATGCAATATTACTATTTATTCTTGTTTTTGTTACGGGATGCTCGTCAACAAAATATATTGCGGACTACCAGTCTATTGTTAAGAATGTAAAAATAGACAGTATAGATAAAGCTTTCGAGGAAGAAGCACTCAATTATATTCAAAAAGACATCAGGCCAACATCAACCGTTGGTATCAATGTTATTATTTATAACATGTTCAATACCAAAAATGGTCGTTATAAAACTTCTAATATAAAACCACTTGGTACGCCACCACCGATTCTTGATAGTGCTTTGGTTGAGATTTCGCGCAGTCAGATAGAGAAATTTCTGATGAGTAAGGGCTATTTTATGGCAAAAGTAAAATCAGAGATAAAGGTTAAAAACAAACGCGCCGATGTTTTTTTTAAGGCAAATCCTGGCCCTGTTTTTCAGATCAATAAAATAAAGTTCGAGATTCCTGATGAGCTTGTTAGTAAGTTTTATATGGAAAGCAGAGCTGTGCAGACCTACCTGAAAGAGGGAATGAGGTATGATGATGATTCTTTGGCTCATGAACGTGACCGGATTTATACGGTGATGAAAGAGAGGGGATATTTCGATTTTGCAAGGCCTTATGTAAAATATGAGGTTGATTCAAACTTAAATTCGAGCAAGGCTAATGTTACTTTGATTATTGATAACCCTCAGGATAAGCCCAAACATGAGCAATTTTTTATTGGTGAGGCTAATGTAATTATAGCTCCAAATTCAGATGGTTTCCCTGATACGCTTAATATGAACGATAGGGTTTTTAAGGGATTAAGGTATACCGATCTCTCTAAAAAATTTAGAAGAAATCCAATAGTACGGTATAATTTTCTTCACCAGGGTGAGTATTATAATATTTATAATGAGAATCTTACCTACGATCGTATGTATGAGCTTAATGTTTTTAAAAATGTTAAGATAGATTATAACAGGCCAAAGGATAGTGCTAATAAAGTGTTCCCGGTTATTCAGTTAATTCCTCAAAAAATTATGAGTAACCGTGTTGAGGGCGAGGTGCCCTTTAATGCAGGTACGGTTGGTTTCACTTTGTCAAATACGTACACCAACAATAATCTGTTTCGTGGTGCGGAACGATTTGAATTTCAGGTTAAAGGGGGGTTGCAATCCAGAATAGGACAGGGTAATTCGCTGTTTAAGGATATTTATCAGCGCGATTTTTCTATTAGCGCCAACTTAACTGTTCCGAGGTTAATGTTGCCATTTATTACTGCCCGACCTGGCCGAAGAGGCGGGATGCCGCATACCATATTCTCTACCAGTTATGTATATGCACAACAAAAAAGCTTTTTTGAACGACATGTTTTTCTTACTTCATTAACTTATGAGTTTGTTGAATCGAAATCGAAATATCATTCTGTTACCCCTTTAAATTTTGAATACAGGTTTGGCGGGCTTCTTTTTGATATTAATGATCCGACTAACGGGGAAGAGCTATTTAAGAATTTTTATAATCTTGTTTTGTTAAACAGGAGAGATATTACCCTTGGTATTAAATACACTTATTCTCTTAATGCCGATAAGCTGTTAACAAATGGAAGCTTTATTTATTTTAGAGGTAGCATGGATTTAGCCGGCAATATGCTGCAACTGGCAACAAGTATTGCAGGCGATAAGCCTAATTTGGCCGAAGATAAATATGCTAAAGTTTTCGGCTTACCGTTTAACCAGTATATGCGGCCGGAACTTGATTTGCGCTGGTATAAAAGCCTTGGTGGTGATAAACAGTTTGTTGCCCGTGTAAACAGTGGAATTGGTTATGCTTATGGTAATTCTAAATCGGTTCCGTTTGAGAAGTTGTTTTTTGCAGGTGGTTCAAGCGGTATAAGGGCATGGCAGGCCAGAACATTGGGGCCTGGAAATTACGACAGGGGAAAAGAGCTTACTTCTGATAGTGTAAGGAGAGCATTATATGGGCTCGACCAGCTTGGAGAGTTGCATATTGAAGCAAACTTAGAATATAGGTATAAGTTGCTGAACAAGTTCTTTGGAGCCAAATTAAAGGGGGCTATATTTTTGGATGCAGGTAATGTATGGAATGTTACCAGAACAGGTACACCATCAACCTATTTCGATTTCAAAAAGCTGGGTAAACAGATTGCTGTGGGTACTGGTATGGGTTTCAGGTATGATGTTCAATACTTTGTATTCAGGTTTGATGTGGGGTTAAAACTTAAAGATCCGCAGTTCGAAGGTTCAGATCAATGGATGTTTAAACGGTTCTTTACCGGAAATAAAACATTTAAAGACAACTACTATCTTACCCATAGCCCGGAAAGGTATCGCTTTGTTCAATACAACTTTGGTATAGGAATGCCTTTTTAA
- a CDS encoding TspO/MBR family protein, whose product MRFKPFAFIISIAIPLAMGAIGGWFTSQYVKTWYLTLNKPSFNPPNWIFAPVWTTLYILMGVSAYLIWLKRKEVEHFSRTAAIYLLQLVLNVMWSFLFFYAHEIGLAFFEIIALLIAIIINARVFYKIDKTAGLLFIPYILWVSFATILTYSIFSLN is encoded by the coding sequence ATGAGATTTAAACCATTTGCCTTTATTATTAGTATTGCTATTCCTTTAGCTATGGGTGCTATCGGCGGATGGTTTACCTCTCAGTATGTTAAAACATGGTACTTAACCCTAAATAAACCCTCGTTTAATCCACCGAACTGGATATTTGCTCCGGTATGGACAACCCTCTACATTTTAATGGGGGTTTCGGCCTATCTGATTTGGTTAAAAAGAAAGGAAGTTGAACATTTCTCCCGTACTGCTGCTATATATTTATTACAACTTGTTTTAAATGTAATGTGGTCTTTTCTTTTCTTTTATGCACATGAAATTGGATTAGCGTTTTTTGAAATTATCGCCTTGCTTATTGCCATCATTATAAACGCAAGGGTATTCTATAAAATTGACAAAACCGCAGGTCTACTATTCATCCCATATATTTTATGGGTTAGCTTTGCTACTATTTTAACCTATAGCATATTTTCGTTAAACTAA
- a CDS encoding spore protein, whose protein sequence is MAVTRLKRKDRRNKTFAKLDVKNLKLATNIELGSRSRQSTKDQLAKNNAILDKLTAKA, encoded by the coding sequence ATGGCAGTTACAAGATTAAAAAGAAAAGACAGAAGAAATAAAACTTTCGCAAAGTTAGATGTGAAAAACTTAAAACTTGCTACTAACATTGAATTAGGTAGCCGTTCACGTCAATCTACAAAAGATCAGTTAGCTAAAAACAACGCGATCTTAGATAAACTTACTGCAAAAGCATAA
- a CDS encoding TrmH family RNA methyltransferase, whose protein sequence is MLSKSQIGYIKSLHQKKYRKENGIFIIEGIKSIVEFIQSSYQIHSIYYLAQYQSLLPNLPANIKLFEVNNAELDKISTLQTPQGVLALVHIPKSRNLDISSLKGTFSLVLDGVQDPGNLGTIIRTADWFGFKQIICSNNTVEVYNPKTVQATMGSLSRVNIYYEDLSAFLKDAKVPIFGAVLDGTSIYETKWGTEGIVILGNEGQGITPEIINLITNPVTIPRVGEAESLNVAISAAILCADIIRNLQK, encoded by the coding sequence ATGCTTTCAAAATCTCAGATAGGTTATATAAAATCGTTACATCAAAAAAAGTACCGTAAAGAAAATGGGATATTTATTATTGAAGGTATAAAATCTATTGTAGAATTTATTCAATCTTCATACCAAATACATAGCATTTATTATCTGGCTCAATATCAGTCTTTACTGCCCAATTTGCCTGCAAATATAAAGTTATTTGAAGTAAACAACGCCGAACTGGATAAGATTAGTACTTTACAAACACCACAGGGCGTGCTTGCGCTTGTGCACATTCCTAAAAGCCGCAACCTTGATATAAGTAGCTTGAAAGGGACATTTTCTTTAGTGCTGGATGGAGTTCAGGACCCTGGTAATCTGGGAACAATTATCCGCACTGCCGATTGGTTTGGATTTAAACAAATCATATGTTCTAACAACACTGTTGAGGTTTATAACCCAAAAACAGTACAGGCAACCATGGGCTCGCTTAGCAGGGTAAATATTTATTATGAAGATCTTTCTGCTTTCTTAAAAGATGCTAAGGTGCCCATTTTTGGAGCTGTTCTGGATGGCACAAGTATTTATGAAACAAAATGGGGAACAGAAGGTATAGTAATTTTGGGTAACGAAGGACAAGGGATAACACCTGAAATAATAAATTTAATTACCAATCCGGTAACAATACCAAGGGTTGGAGAGGCTGAGTCTTTGAACGTTGCGATATCAGCAGCAATTCTTTGTGCAGATATTATTAGAAATTTGCAGAAATAA
- a CDS encoding patatin-like phospholipase family protein, with product MLIRILLILVLFISALNVNAQKVGLVLSGGGAKGLAHIGILKALEENNIPIDYITGTSMGGIVGAMYAAGYSPTQIEKIALSSDFQNWVSGRYKSDYSFFFQKKNINPSIITAKLSVDSNLRFNFRSNLVNDIPLNFALLELFAQASAISKDNFDNLFVPYRCMVSDVLSQNSITVKKGSLSDAVRATMTVPLIYRPIKLDDKYVFDGGLYNNFPADVMKETFNPDIIIGSNVSSKNFNEYPKNNDERLMNRLMVFMFLSKSDSTLIGPNGIYIQPNLSGYSVTNFNPVEALIKQGYDATIADMDQIKKKISRRVTTGDLMIKRTQFNNKKPNLVFSGITVSGVNTQQKKYIERLFKRDQNTFDLEDIKQGYYKLVADETFETIYPKITYNPVSDSYNFEIVAKPQKSFKIDFGGNMSSRPISNVFLGMQYNYLNQKSYTFGTNLYSGRFYESVQLSGRVDYPSRLPLFLAMEMTYNHFDYYKTSSIFIENPHPTYIEQTDRKIDLKIGFPLNRNTKVTLNTAFINNYDRYSPNNTFEVGNQLDKTVFSASRSTFAFEQYTFNRKQYATRGRNFLLSLNYFSGRESYTPGNITDGLTESAELTASKTEVNRKYRQWFNLKVSDENYFITKPKYALGYLLEAVLSNQPLFSNYYSTLLASPTFYPLQDSRSVFLENFRATSYLAGGIKNVYSIKRNLDLRLEGYVFLPYQKFEKIGFQGIDRMKPLTRWQYAATAGLVYHTPVGPISFSYNLYDDPIKRNGVLLHLGYLIYNKRSIE from the coding sequence ATGCTTATAAGAATACTGCTCATTCTGGTTCTGTTTATAAGTGCATTAAATGTAAATGCGCAAAAAGTAGGATTAGTATTAAGTGGTGGTGGTGCCAAGGGCCTTGCTCACATAGGCATATTAAAAGCGCTTGAAGAAAACAATATCCCTATTGATTACATTACAGGAACATCAATGGGAGGCATTGTTGGTGCTATGTATGCCGCCGGCTATTCACCAACACAAATAGAGAAAATAGCTTTAAGCAGCGATTTTCAGAATTGGGTAAGCGGAAGATACAAAAGCGATTATAGCTTCTTCTTCCAAAAGAAAAACATTAACCCTTCAATAATTACGGCAAAGCTTTCGGTTGACTCTAATTTAAGGTTCAATTTCAGATCTAACCTTGTTAATGACATCCCTTTAAACTTTGCCCTGTTAGAACTCTTTGCACAGGCATCGGCTATTTCAAAAGACAACTTCGACAATCTGTTTGTTCCCTACCGTTGCATGGTATCAGATGTATTGTCGCAAAATAGTATAACCGTAAAAAAAGGCAGTTTAAGCGATGCCGTTAGGGCAACCATGACTGTACCACTTATTTACCGGCCTATTAAATTAGACGATAAGTATGTTTTTGATGGCGGTTTGTATAATAACTTTCCGGCCGATGTAATGAAGGAAACTTTTAATCCAGACATTATCATTGGCTCTAATGTATCATCAAAAAACTTTAACGAATACCCTAAAAATAACGATGAGCGGCTAATGAACCGCCTCATGGTTTTCATGTTTCTCTCTAAATCAGACTCAACACTTATTGGCCCTAATGGAATTTATATCCAGCCCAACCTAAGCGGGTATTCTGTAACCAATTTTAACCCTGTAGAAGCATTAATAAAGCAAGGCTACGATGCAACCATTGCCGATATGGACCAGATTAAGAAAAAAATAAGCAGACGGGTAACTACAGGAGATTTGATGATCAAAAGAACACAGTTCAACAATAAAAAACCCAACCTTGTTTTTAGTGGAATAACTGTATCGGGAGTAAATACCCAGCAAAAAAAGTACATAGAGCGTCTTTTTAAAAGAGATCAGAACACCTTTGACCTCGAAGACATTAAACAAGGCTATTATAAATTGGTTGCCGATGAAACTTTCGAAACCATTTATCCCAAAATAACCTATAACCCGGTTTCAGACAGCTATAACTTTGAAATAGTTGCCAAACCACAAAAAAGTTTTAAAATAGATTTTGGAGGCAATATGTCAAGCAGGCCAATCAGCAATGTATTTCTTGGAATGCAGTACAACTACTTAAACCAAAAATCGTACACTTTTGGCACTAATCTATATTCAGGACGTTTTTATGAATCCGTACAATTAAGCGGAAGGGTTGATTATCCTTCGCGGCTTCCGTTGTTCCTGGCAATGGAAATGACCTACAATCACTTTGATTATTACAAAACCAGTTCCATCTTTATTGAGAACCCCCATCCTACATATATTGAGCAAACAGATAGAAAAATTGATTTAAAGATCGGCTTTCCGCTAAACCGCAATACCAAAGTAACGCTAAACACTGCCTTTATTAATAACTACGACAGGTATAGCCCAAATAACACATTCGAAGTAGGCAATCAATTAGACAAAACTGTATTCAGTGCATCCAGATCAACCTTTGCTTTTGAACAGTACACCTTTAACCGAAAACAGTATGCTACCAGAGGTCGCAACTTCCTGTTAAGCCTAAATTATTTTTCTGGCAGAGAGAGCTATACACCAGGTAATATTACAGACGGACTAACTGAATCGGCAGAGCTTACCGCCAGTAAAACCGAAGTAAATAGAAAATACCGCCAATGGTTCAATTTAAAAGTAAGTGATGAAAATTACTTTATTACAAAGCCTAAATATGCTTTAGGTTATCTGCTCGAAGCCGTGCTATCAAACCAGCCTTTGTTTTCTAATTACTACTCTACCCTGCTGGCATCGCCAACATTTTATCCATTACAAGATAGCAGATCTGTATTTTTAGAAAACTTTAGGGCGACAAGTTATCTTGCAGGAGGTATTAAGAACGTATACAGCATTAAAAGAAATCTTGATCTACGACTTGAAGGTTATGTATTTTTACCATATCAGAAGTTTGAGAAGATAGGTTTTCAGGGAATAGACCGCATGAAACCACTTACCAGATGGCAATATGCCGCTACTGCGGGGCTGGTATACCACACCCCGGTTGGCCCAATAAGCTTTAGTTACAATTTGTACGATGACCCAATAAAAAGAAATGGGGTTTTATTACATTTGGGGTATCTGATTTACAATAAAAGATCTATAGAATGA